Proteins co-encoded in one Nematostella vectensis chromosome 15, jaNemVect1.1, whole genome shotgun sequence genomic window:
- the LOC125560667 gene encoding uncharacterized protein LOC125560667, whose amino-acid sequence MKTEVLRAGQRGYYARSSKQVTYSKLLNSFSHSSKMRICAFERCSNSTYKLEKWRNSECSIHKSKQRSCECNPPFVLFSFPSEKIDGNNRREWIKIVNRKDSKTGKIWQPTTDSRICSRHFIGGKPNQAYCVPNTNLAVEIPGGHGANREAEVKEEKKRRAPPRERCDIKVPRKTPSTCTDSQTEQTQSSVLNTDHCYASTSNPAQCECGLKESWTKHTLKLQTQNNKQLAETSLAFLGLLRLIRRWKHTLVYPTGWH is encoded by the coding sequence ATGAAAACAGAGGTTTTGAGAGCAGGGCAGCGTGGTTATTATGCTCGATCTTCAAAACAAGTAACTTACAGTAAGCTGTTGAATTCATTCTCTCATTCAAGTAAGATGAGAATCTGTGCTTTCGAACGCTGCTCTAATTCTACATATAAACTCGAGAAATGGAGGAACTCAGAATGCAGCATTCACAAATCAAAGCAGCGAAGTTGTGAATGCAATCCACCATTCGTGTTATTTTCCTTCCCCTCGGAAAAGATTGATGGTAACAACCGACGCGAGTGGATTAAAATAGTCAACAGAAAAGATTCTAAAACGGGAAAGATCTGGCAACCAACCACAGATTCAAGAATTTGTTCAAGACACTTTATTGGCGGAAAACCAAACCAGGCTTATTGTGTACCCAATACTAATCTTGCAGTAGAAATTCCTGGGGGTCATGGTGCTAATAGAGAAGCTGAagttaaagaagaaaagaaaaggaggGCACCTCCAAGGGAGCGGTGTGATATAAAAGTACCAAGAAAGACACCATCTACATGTACTGACTCACAAACTGAGCAAACGCAATCATCTGTGCTTAATACAGATCATTGTTATGCATCAACATCAAATCCTGCACAATGTGAATGTGGCTTAAAAGAGAGCTGGACAAAGCACACTCTGAAATTGCAAACCCAAAACAACAAACAGCTAGCAGAGACCAGCCTAGCATTTCTAGGTTTATTGAGACTGATAAGAAGGTGGAAACATACACTGGTATACCCAACAGGATGGCATTGA
- the LOC125560666 gene encoding uncharacterized protein LOC125560666, which produces MVVFEHVSPYVSRRSDLTSLNSIQEFIIVLMKLRLNVPFQDFAYRFEVSLTSVSRIFTSWIHAMDSRLSCFIHWPAREQLWKTMPMCFQYTFGRKVTVIIDCFEVFIEKPTNLMARAQTFSSYKNHNTVKILIGITPQGTISFVSEAWGGRTSDKFLTENCGILEKLIPGDTIMADRGFTISESVGLKQGKLVIPAFTKGKAQLHPVDVERSRGIANVRIHVERVIGLLRRKYTILEGTLPTKFLSCDQNGPTENQVPIIDRILRVCSALVNFCPSTVPFD; this is translated from the coding sequence ATGGTAGTGTTTGAACATGTAAGCCCGTACGTATCACGACGATCAGATTTAACCAGCTTGAACAGCATTCAAGAATTTATCATTGTTTTGATGAAGTTACGGTTAAATGTACCATTTCAAGACTTCGCATACCGTTTTGAGGTGTCCTTAACAAGTGTGTCAAGGATATTCACCTCATGGATACATGCAATGGACTCGAGGCTGTCTTGCTTCATTCATTGGCCTGCAAGGGAACAGCTGTGGAAAACTATGCCAATGTGTTTTCAGTACACCTTTGGTCGTAAGGTTACTGTAATAATTGATTGTTTCGAAGTTTTTATTGAGAAACCAACAAACCTTATGGCCAGAGCTCAGACCTTTTCTTCATATAAGAACCACAACACTGTTAAGATTTTGATTGGAATCACACCCCAAGGCACTATCTCATTTGTTTCTGAGGCTTGGGGAGGAAGAACATCAGATAAATTTCTGACTGAGAACTGTGGAATCCTAGAAAAATTGATACCAGGAGATACTATAATGGCAGATAGAGGATTTACAATTTCTGAGAGTGTTGGTTTGAAGCAAGGAAAGCTAGTGATTCCTGCATTCACCAAAGGAAAAGCTCAGCTGCACCCAGTAGATGTAGAGCGTTCAAGAGGCATAGCGAATGTGAGGATCCATGTGGAGCGAGTGATAGGTCTACTACGAAGGAAATATACTATATTAGAAGGAACACTCCCCACTAAATTCTTGAGTTGTGACCAGAACGGTCCCACAGAAAACCAGGTACCCATAATAGACCGTATTCTAAGAGTTTGTTCAGCCCTTGTAAATTTTTGCCCATCAACAGTACCATTTGATTAG
- the LOC116615450 gene encoding uncharacterized protein LOC116615450 encodes MIGFRGRLSFKQYMPAEPTKYRIKRQWWEKKIRKELEFRRELMHGFITGFSSVMHKKSKKGSKIQKNTLTIENAKGHPIQKIDGRKNLSTARKSGKRHQKDRRWRQITSEPNALSCCAGMDASSTTTPSNKTTSPMS; translated from the exons ATGATTGGCTTTCGAGGAAGACTGTCCTTCAAGCAATACATGCCCGCGGAGCCGACAAAGTACAGGATTAAG AGACAGTGGTGGGAAAAGAAGATCCGAAAGGAACTAGAATTTCGCAGGGAACTCATGCACGGATTCATCACAGGATTTTCATCAGTCATGCATAAGAAGTCCAAAAAGGGAAGCAAGATTCAAAAGAACACACTGACCATAGAGAATGCCAAAGGCCACCCCATCCAGAAGATAGACGGCAGAAAGAATCTGTCCACTGCTAGAAAATCGGGGAAAAGACACCAAAAGGACAGGCGATGGAGACAAATTACAAGTGAGCCCAATGCACTGTCGTGTTGTGCCGGGATGGATGCTTCCTCGACTACCACGCCATCCAATAAAACAACTTCACCAATGTCATGA